From a single Streptomyces sp. 1331.2 genomic region:
- a CDS encoding cation diffusion facilitator family transporter codes for MSTEGGTKALVAALSANLAIAAAKFTAFGFTGSSSMLAEGVHSVADSGNQVLLLVGGKRARRAADEEHPFGYGRERYVYGFLVAIVLFSVGGLFAVYEGWHKVNHPEALDSWGWAVGVLVFAIATEGWSFLTAVRESAKIKGGQSWPQFIRTAKAPELPVVLLEDTGALIGLVLALFGVSLTVITGDGVWDGIGTLCIGVLLVVIAVVLALETKSLLLGESADKDSVRRIREALVDGRSVTGVIHMRTMHLGPEELLVAAKIAVNAEDSAARVAAAIDAAEERVRSAVPIARAIYLEPDVYSAEKAAAGEDPAATPGGPGPADA; via the coding sequence ATGAGTACCGAAGGCGGCACCAAGGCACTGGTGGCGGCGCTGTCCGCGAATCTGGCGATCGCGGCGGCCAAGTTCACCGCCTTCGGCTTCACCGGCTCCTCCTCGATGCTGGCCGAGGGCGTGCACTCGGTGGCCGACTCCGGCAACCAGGTGCTGCTGCTGGTCGGCGGCAAGCGGGCGCGCCGGGCGGCGGACGAGGAGCACCCGTTCGGGTACGGCCGCGAGCGCTACGTGTACGGCTTCCTGGTGGCCATCGTGCTGTTCAGCGTCGGTGGCCTGTTCGCGGTCTACGAGGGCTGGCACAAGGTCAACCACCCGGAGGCGCTGGACTCCTGGGGCTGGGCGGTCGGCGTGCTGGTCTTCGCCATCGCGACGGAGGGCTGGTCCTTCCTCACCGCGGTGCGCGAGTCGGCGAAGATCAAGGGCGGGCAGAGCTGGCCGCAGTTCATCCGCACCGCCAAGGCTCCGGAGCTGCCGGTGGTGCTGCTGGAGGACACCGGCGCGCTGATCGGCCTGGTGCTCGCGCTGTTCGGCGTCTCGCTCACGGTGATCACCGGGGACGGCGTCTGGGACGGCATCGGCACCCTGTGCATCGGCGTCCTGCTGGTGGTGATCGCCGTGGTGCTCGCCCTGGAGACCAAGTCGCTGCTGCTCGGCGAGTCCGCCGACAAGGACTCGGTGCGGCGGATCCGCGAGGCGCTGGTGGACGGCCGCTCGGTCACCGGGGTGATCCACATGCGGACCATGCACCTGGGCCCGGAGGAGCTGCTGGTCGCCGCCAAGATCGCGGTCAACGCGGAGGACAGCGCGGCGCGGGTGGCTGCGGCCATCGACGCGGCCGAGGAGCGGGTCCGGTCGGCCGTCCCGATCGCCCGGGCGATCTACCTGGAGCCCGACGTCTACAGCGCCGAGAAGGCCGCGGCGGGCGAGGACCCGGCCGCCACGCCGGGAGGCCCGGGGCCCGCGGACGCGTGA
- a CDS encoding SIS domain-containing protein, which translates to MLDDTLLDDPAALQRADQDRALLALAGAGARVRTALRQADAAGLDRLSPDGRPRAVLVAGHGSALTAAGMLAALAGTASLVVPLPPSEAAAPRADRAGAPPAFTAGLGWQLPGWAGPLDLLVISSAGGGEQGLVGLAEQAYARGCAIVVTAPTGTALAEAALQVRALPLPYVTSMLPEDGPPVAAAEPDLPPEDPAALWSHLTPLLALAQKIGLTQLPYDALPGVADLLDATAVRCRPDAAAYTNPAKGLAARLAGTVPLLWAEGPIAGAAAARFAAQLADRAGRPALAGELPQVLTAHRGMFTGQLGAGADPDDFFRDRVEEPDPLHLQVLLLRHAPGTAGSPEEQDGPAEVPEEDAGPRSFGVSRAHRLAAGHDVRLTEYASTRPEALHALVDLVALADFAAVYLGLAAAQA; encoded by the coding sequence ATGCTCGACGACACCCTGCTCGACGATCCGGCCGCCCTCCAGCGCGCCGACCAGGACCGCGCGCTGCTCGCCCTGGCCGGGGCCGGCGCCCGGGTCCGCACCGCGCTGCGGCAGGCCGACGCGGCCGGCCTCGACCGGCTGAGCCCGGACGGACGTCCGCGCGCCGTGCTGGTCGCCGGGCACGGCAGTGCGCTGACCGCCGCCGGGATGCTGGCCGCGCTGGCCGGCACCGCCAGCCTGGTCGTCCCGCTGCCGCCGTCCGAGGCGGCCGCCCCGCGCGCCGACCGGGCCGGTGCCCCGCCCGCGTTCACCGCCGGGCTCGGCTGGCAGCTGCCGGGCTGGGCCGGCCCGCTCGACCTGCTGGTGATCAGCTCCGCCGGCGGCGGCGAGCAGGGCCTGGTCGGCCTCGCCGAGCAGGCCTACGCGCGCGGCTGCGCCATCGTCGTCACCGCCCCGACGGGCACCGCGCTGGCCGAGGCCGCGCTGCAGGTGCGCGCGCTGCCGCTGCCGTACGTGACCTCGATGCTGCCCGAGGACGGCCCGCCCGTCGCGGCCGCCGAGCCGGACCTGCCGCCCGAGGACCCGGCCGCGCTCTGGTCCCACCTCACCCCGCTGCTGGCGCTGGCCCAGAAGATCGGCCTCACCCAGCTGCCGTACGACGCGCTGCCGGGCGTCGCCGACCTGCTGGACGCCACCGCGGTGCGCTGCCGCCCGGACGCGGCCGCGTACACCAACCCGGCGAAGGGCCTGGCCGCGCGGCTGGCCGGGACCGTCCCGCTGCTGTGGGCCGAGGGCCCGATCGCCGGGGCGGCCGCCGCCCGCTTCGCCGCCCAGCTGGCCGACCGGGCCGGGCGGCCGGCGCTGGCCGGGGAGCTGCCGCAGGTGCTCACCGCCCACCGGGGCATGTTCACCGGGCAGTTGGGCGCGGGCGCGGACCCGGACGACTTCTTCCGCGACCGGGTCGAGGAGCCGGACCCGCTGCACCTCCAGGTGCTGCTGCTGCGGCACGCGCCGGGGACGGCCGGATCGCCGGAGGAGCAGGACGGCCCGGCCGAGGTGCCGGAGGAGGACGCCGGCCCGCGCAGCTTCGGCGTGAGCAGGGCGCACCGGCTGGCCGCCGGGCACGACGTCCGGCTGACCGAGTACGCGAGCACCCGGCCGGAGGCGCTGCACGCGCTGGTCGACCTGGTCGCGCTGGCCGACTTCGCCGCCGTCTACCTGGGGCTCGCCGCGGCGCAGGCCTGA